One window of the Triticum dicoccoides isolate Atlit2015 ecotype Zavitan chromosome 3B, WEW_v2.0, whole genome shotgun sequence genome contains the following:
- the LOC119280758 gene encoding uncharacterized protein LOC119280758, whose translation MQFTHLAPGRIPWGAGIEPAVQIFSVKLTEVKGGFKFPLSVYGVVAARDGVDYNRNLIFFCDRSNSQKLTQNDPYLRLIGPSRAVLFEDYVNYEVQLMVKGSVKSRDRPLITDTYRQTRCRIGVSTICFQNCFCAMELRLERFLGSVQATIIGVRVVKDNGAWPFGHGVRVACSPASRELMEDSDG comes from the exons ATGCAGTTTACACACTTGGCACCTGGGCGCATCCCATGGGGCGCTGGCATAGAACCTGCCGTGCAGATCTTCTCTGTCAAGCTTACAGAGGTGAAAGGCGGCTTCAAATTTCCATTGTCCGTGTATGGTGTGGTCGCTGCCCGTGATGGCGTGGACTACAACCGCAACCTTATCTTCTTTTGCGATAGGAGCAACTCCCAAAAACTTACTCAAAAT GATCCTTATCTGCGCCTGATCGGCCCGTCTCGCGCTGTTTTGTTTGAGGACTATGTTAATTATGAGGTCCAGCTTATGGTGAAAGGCAGCGTCAAGTCTCGGGACAGGCCGTTGATCACAGATACATACCGCCAAACCCGATGCCGTATTGGTGTATCCACCATCTGCTTTCAGAACTGCTTCTGCGCGATGGAGTTACGCTTGGAGCGATTTCTAGGTTCGGTCCAGGCCACCATCATTGGCGTACGTGTCGTCAAAGACAATGGGGCGTGGCCATTTGGACATGGTGTTCGGGTTGCTTGCTCCCCGGCATCACGGGAACTTATGGAGGACAGTGATGGTTGA